The following is a genomic window from Carassius gibelio isolate Cgi1373 ecotype wild population from Czech Republic chromosome B7, carGib1.2-hapl.c, whole genome shotgun sequence.
AAACGTGTAATTTTTTACAAATCTCATCGtactgaaaagcgaggtgtgctcttattggtcagctatccagtgcattgtgattggccgaatgtctcaagcgtgtgacggaaatgttacactcATTATCATACTGTGATATGTGTCCCGGTCAGAACATCGGAGTGACaagacaataacaataaaacccataacaaatgagccatttgttttatactgtgtttttacgcgTTGCATTCCATCAGgccgtgtaaacataaaaccatgtccacatcaaaaaatgtaatgatgttATTTACTTTGTTGCAGATTTATGATGTCTTTTATTTCAACTAAGAGGCCACCAAAATTCCATAGGTGTCAGATTCGCATAATTTTCAATCCGTGTTAAATTCAATACGTCATCTAATCTGGCAAATGTCTTTTGACTCCTAtatttaaatgtgattgtcattTCTGAAACTCcacagtatgtactgtatgtggccATAGTGATTTTAATTACCATTTCTGACATTCAATGATCGAGCCATGATACATACATTCTGAGCGGTTTATTGATTCTATGTTACAAAATACACTCGTCTAATTCCACAGAGAAGCATGGGATAGGCACACAGAGCGCTAGATCTGCTCCAGTCAGCTCTTCCCATCACTAAAGGCTGTTCACTAACGCCGTAAAGCCTTCTTCAACTATCTATTCATGCAGCCAACAGGCTTTCACGCCGCTCAAAAGAAATGTGGCATCATCAGAACATCAGTGGGAAACCTCAAATACAGCATGACATAGCATTGTTTtcagaaatgaataaaaaaaaaagaatcacatcCTAAACTGTAACTCAATTACAATCAAATCAGACAGAAAGAACAGGTCTGGGATGAGCATTAGCAAAGAAAGGCACTGATTTCTAAAGTAGGGAAAAGCTCATGCACTCTTCTCCTGGATAAGCTCATGTGAATCTGGCATGCAGGTTgcaaaactaataaaagtaaactgaCAGTTCAGTATGATATAGAACCCGTGAACATAAACATTATTTGCATAATtggaataagcaaaaaaaaagatttgaaaaataaaaacagtgcgaGGATGCAACAAAATGCTTGTTTGTAATATATGAAATATCTACAcacatttgaaatacaaatcaaTGTTTAAATTCTATTCAATCTCGACCGGCCTGCTTATATTTATACACAGTTATTAAACTGAAATGACTTCATATCTCTCTCTTGTTCTCTGGTCTGCATGTTAAAAATTTGAAAGCTCACATGACAAGCTTTGAGAATTATTGTTGCAGGAAACTGATGCTCATTACTGAAATGCATGAAGAAAACATTTTCACACAGGGATTCATCTAAGATTTGTGCGAGGTATGATCATGATTTTAATGGAAGCTTGTTGTAACTGAGcccatgtgatttaaaaaaaggcAGAATATGGGAACAATATTGGATCTAAATATCGACCGTTCTTTTTTTGCGGTGTGCTACTGTGTGAAATTAATTCTCCAATTTTAATCCATAAATCATGTTGTCAGCCACGTTGTGCTGTATTTTATGTCCACTATGTGGCGATGTTGTATAGAAATTTTTACTTTTGGTGAACTACATTTAATGTTATGGCGTGCCCACAATTACAAAATATTCTATATGTAaagtaatgtttaataaatagctTTTTAATTAACGTAGGCAATAAATATGTTGTGGGGTAATAAGTTGGAACATCCTGAAATCAACTCTAGTCGCTATAAAACAGGTTTAAAGGGACGGTTCACccgaaaataaaaatgctgtcatcatttacttagcTTTcacatgttccaaacctgtacaagtTTCTTGCTCCTGTTGAggtcaaaagaagatattttgaagaatgatgtTAACCAAACAGTGGACTTCCATAGTAATGGAAATCAAAcaaacaatggaagtcaatggctaccgtcaaacttttggttaccaacattcttcaaaatatattcttttgtgttacacagaaaaaagaaattgaTAGAGGTTTGGAACAGGTGAAAGGTAAGAaaacgatgacagaattaaatttttttgcggtgaactatctctttaagtgaTGCTttgaaagacatttatttgaaattaacagACACACAAATATTGATGGTCAAAACCTCCAAATGAAAACAATACTGTATGGCTACAGACAGCCTGATGTGCTTAGTTAGCACAATAAATAAACCCACATGGTTAGATGCTTTGAGAACAGTGATATAGTGTTGAAACATGTAAACATAATGTGACATTTCTCACAAGGACATTATAATTAAGATACATATAAGCAGCATTACTTGTAACAGTGTTTTACTAAGACAAATACAACATGTGTGCTTTGATTTGCAACCTGTAGCTTCCAAATCTATAATATAGCATCTTGATCTAGTtggcaaatgataaaaaaaaaaactattttaaatattatttagaaaaCGTACATCTTAATCTTTATTTGACATTCCATCTGTTTTGGCTGGACCCGCTGTTGTAGCTAAGAACAATCTGGAATGGTTCTGTAGAAATTTAAAGGCTGCAGAGTCACAGGTTTGTACTTGAATGAAAGAAGTATGAATTATTACTAATTGTGCTTAAAAACGGAAACAGTTAATATCCCACGAATTTGTGTCATGTGGTTAGATTTAATTGCCACACTGTTTGTGACATATTACTAACTGATAGAAATACATTTTGGATGAATAATATAGAGTTGGAAacatgtagcattacatcacttgatcagcaatggatcctctgcagtgaatgggtgccgtcagaatgagagtccaaacaggtgataaaaacatcacaataattcacaagtaatgcacaccactccagtccatcaataaatgtcttgtgaagcaaaaagctgcatgtttatatcaccattattattaagatgtttttaacttcaaactgttactTCTGGTCAAAATTAATATCCTCCATCCATACTATTAttagaaatctgcacagatcaagcacctttTACAATTGAAAACAGTCCAAATCAGATCTAAAGAAATACAGACAACAGGGGATAGACCTTTaaactggaggaagcattattatggattatggactcgtattttgaccataagcaacagtttaaagttaaaatgccttaatggtgCATTCGCTTTTTTACAGACACACAGCTTTTTATTTAACaacacattaactgatggactgaaatggtgtggattacttgtagattattgtgatgttttcatcagctgtttgaactctcattctgacggcacccattcactgcagaggatccactggtgatgCAATGGTTAATCTCTCAAAAACTGATTCAATAAAGAATCAAGCTCTACATCTCAGATGGCCTGAGttcgagtacattttcagcaaatcatcatttttgggtgaactattcctttcactAAGTTAAGTAAATTGTACATCAAATATTCCTTGTAAACCATTGCAATCTAAGAATGGATTTatgcacagaaattcattctgTTTGTGTTTATGGGCCAATGTATGAAATGTTACTTTAAGATGTACAGTACAATGGCttctagttatttaaaaaaaaaaaaatggagaaaaagatGATTAACAGACTATGTATCTActtaaaataaagatatatatagatatttgttTACAAGTATatgacaaaaaaatgtaaaaataatttttctttaatattcAGTTCATTTTGGTTTATGGGTAAAGCACTGCTAGTAATCAGATGTGTATCAACGAGGATGTCGGGTTTGTGGAGTATAAAGGTGGTTATGTGAGCTGGTCCGCCAACAGAGTCCATTCAGATGTTAAATGACGTTCTCAAAAAGCTGCATTGATCTCATGATGTTCTCGTCCTGTAGGGAACAAACAGACACAGGTGAACACTTTAATAACAGCTCACCTGTGGAGACTAATGGACTGTCTTCAGGACGACTTTCTGCCGCAGGCTCAATGAACATTATGTAAGGGGCTTTTCACATAAAATCATTTCGTAAATGTTTTCAAGAAAAACATTCATGCAGAACACCACATTCAGAACAAAAATAGACTTACGTTTTGACAGCAGTCTATAAATTCATCTATTGTGACCACTCCATCCCTGTTTTTGTCCATTTTCTGTCAGGACACAAAAGGGGTCAAAAGGTCAGTGTGTTCATTTGAGTCTGCTCTATTCATTCTTGCTTAGAGTTAAATTTAGACATTGAATCCCCCCGATAAAATCAGCAGAAACCAGATCTGTAGGATCACTGCTTTACCAATGAACCAAAGTGCTGTGTCTGGAAAgcattgctttttaaaatatttttaatcaccCTTTTTAATGGAAGCACATTTCCACCACATAAAGGGGGAAAACATGCTATGGTAAatgataattatgaaattaataaatatgagataaaatatgtttatgagAATTATGAGATTCTAACTCATAATAATgggataaaaagtcaaaatgatgacaaaaatcataattttatgtcataatgacttagtatctcataagTAAAACTTTTATCTTATAATTAGTAaactaataatttacaatattttttttttactgtttaataactTTATCATATTTGTGACTTAGTATTGGACATAAATAATGTGACATTTTTTGTCAAGACGCAAAAAGGCTCTAAAGGTCAGTGTGAAGTACATCTAGACAATCTCTATAATAATATcagaaaaaaaacctaaaacggTAGGATCCTGGTGATATATAACATGAGATTAATGGGAACATTCtggaaattaatttgttttacaaGTGAATTAAGTTTATCAACagttttattcacttttttatgGAAGCCCACTTTCGCCATATAAAAGGAAAAATTATGCGTTGgtaaattatgacattaaaagtcataaatatgatgtaaaagtcaaaattatgagatgctcAGTCACAATGAGATAATAAGTTGAAATCATGAGATTAAAAGTCAAAACTATGACAAAGTGAATAATAATTAGTCATaattagtatctcataatttcaacttttatctcataattaggcATTTGTATCTCATTATCAACTCCTTTCACTAAAATGTACAATGATTTTgacttttaatttcatatttataaCAGTATGTCAAGGCACAAACAGGGTCAGAAGGTCAGTGTGTTCATTCAAGATCGCTCTATTTGCTGTAGCTTTAGAAACTGCTTAGAATTACATCAAGGCAACCTCTATAACAGCATCAGTAGAAACTAAATCTAGGGTCCTGCTGATAAATAACATGACATAGATGGGAACATTCTCGAAGGGTACTTGCTTTACCAGTGTCCTATCTAGCAAATATTTTCTATATGAAGAACaatcattacaaaataaattagatGCCAGTCTCACCTGGAAAAATATCTCCACATGCTGCCGTGGAGTTTCCTCTTTAAGGATGGGATATGTGCATTTCCCCATCATGTCATAGATGGACTTTATGATGTCTAACATTTCCTGTAAAACCCAAACAATAGACaggcatgttagtattttatATGATCACTTGTCATGTAAGTGACTTTTCAATAAGGTTAAATATGTTAACATTCGGTAATGCATTTAGTATCATGAACTGatgatgacccccccccccacacatttattaatataatataaatctattactattgtctATTTTTAACTTGGAAAGTTACAAATCTATTAGTTTACTGTATGTAgaaattttaaagttttaattaagACACAAATATGCAATTTTATCTTATTAATCACTTTGATTTTGTTGACTTAGTAACACATCATCTTGACTTTTTGTCAATTTcgacttttttatatttttcaactgTTAAATTATTACTATACCTTTGTCCATTATTAACCTGAAAAGTTAAAACTGGATTAGCTAATATGGAAATGAACATTAAACAAGAATATTAAAAGTTCATCATCCGTTGTTAGTTCATGTCACCTATACAATGAAATTCATTTAATGCAGTGCTCATTATTATAAGGTGTTACTCATATTCTTCAAGTATTACCTCTTTTGTTATATATCCATCTTTATTAATATCATACAGGTTAAATGCCCAGTTAAGCTTCTCCTGAACGGTGCCCCTTAAGAGAATGGAAAGACCCATCACAAAATCCTGCAATGCAAATAAAGACATTGAGAAATCAGTCAGAGTAAACAGAATATTTTACATAACAACATAAATCTGTAATTTACAGCTAGAACATAAAGGACTATTATTCTGCTACACAAAAATGCTTCATTTCACACGATGATATGATACCtcaatttattttaatggttGTTTTATGGATCTCACTAATCCAGTATACATGCAAAGTGCATACATGAATggaaataaatgtctttaataaCCATTTTCTAAATAATGAGAGGAATTCTTTCAAACTGAACTTTTCACATGAGCACTCAAGGTTTTTAATTACCAGATATGACAAAATATGCCTTAGCGGGAGCTAAATGGCTACAGGACAAGCCAAACTTTAACAAGACGAGGATATTCTCGTTTAGTTTAATTACTGTATCGCTGGGGATAAGCAATACTTGTTTATTGCCAAAGAATGAAATTCTTGCTCTGTGCAAATTGAAGGTTCAGTGGTAGTTAAAATGTTTCCTAATGTCTCTGTAAAGCACATAATGCACAATATTCTGTCAGTCAAGGCATTTATTCAATGACAGTTAAggattttaaggtaaaataaatggGAAATCGGAGTATTTGATAAAATCCCATTTCTGCCACATAAGAAAAAATAATTCTTCTCTAAGTCATAATTATggcaataaaaagtaaaaaattcacaattatgacatttaaatgcttacattttgtcatcattttcaaTTAGTGTCTCAAATTTGACTGCATCACATAATTTAACACACTATCCCAGAATTTAGACTTTTTTCgtcacaattatgactttctatctcgattatgagataaaaagatgAAATTATGAGATAATCGAAATGTCGCAATTAAAAGTCagtttttgtcataattatgaatttGCATCTCAATTTCAATTTTTATCTCATACTTTTAAAACTTGATTATCACATATTTATAACTTAGTATGTCATAATTCCTATGTTATTTTTGACTAGTTTATTTTAACGGGTCCTTTACTTTATCttttacaaattatttcaaaattttatttcaatCTATTTTATATGTTACTTCATTAGTCTTTCAGTTAAAACTGCATGCATTATACCTTATAGTGTCCACATCTAAATATCAAACTGCAATTCAGTGTCAACACAGTAATATTAGGTTCACTACTATGTCATGCATGTATGTGAGAGATCGTCTTCAGAATGCTCCGTTATTATTACTTACCTCAAAACTGACAGAACCATTGTGATCTGTGTCGAATGCATTGAACAGAAAATGTGCATACGTTGATgcatctgaaaaataaaacaggaaaCTGCTCAGCTTCAATCACAGCAATGCCATTACCTCATCCCATAGCTTAATCTGTTCAACATCAAAGGGGATGCATAAGCTTGCACGAGCTATGATCCATTATACTATAAATAATGCaagcagtgtgtgtatgtgaatgggCTGGAAATGAGCAGGGCCATGTGAGACAGATTTGTCACAAACCCCGACAAATGATGTAGAGAAGCTCAAACCCATAATTATAAAACTACTCCTTTGACTTTTCAGTGGCACAAATCATGTGACTCAAAAGAGAAGAGAATCACTACAACAGCCTTTTCTACTGGGAGACCTTCATTCAGATCAGTGGTGTGTGTTGGTCTGGCGAAATGATGAGGAAAACTTTCCTCTGTTTTTTAGTTCTATAAACTAATGTT
Proteins encoded in this region:
- the kcnip4a gene encoding Kv channel-interacting protein 4 isoform X5, translating into MGALMVIFSLQTKQRRKRTDSVEDELELSAVRHRPEALELLEAQTRFSRKELQILYRGFKNECPSGVVNEDTFKEIYAQFFPQGDASTYAHFLFNAFDTDHNGSVSFEDFVMGLSILLRGTVQEKLNWAFNLYDINKDGYITKEEMLDIIKSIYDMMGKCTYPILKEETPRQHVEIFFQKMDKNRDGVVTIDEFIDCCQNDENIMRSMQLFENVI
- the kcnip4a gene encoding Kv channel-interacting protein 4 isoform X6; amino-acid sequence: MEKKLDSISARVDATSSSSDSVEDELELSAVRHRPEALELLEAQTRFSRKELQILYRGFKNECPSGVVNEDTFKEIYAQFFPQGDASTYAHFLFNAFDTDHNGSVSFEDFVMGLSILLRGTVQEKLNWAFNLYDINKDGYITKEEMLDIIKSIYDMMGKCTYPILKEETPRQHVEIFFQKMDKNRDGVVTIDEFIDCCQNDENIMRSMQLFENVI
- the kcnip4a gene encoding Kv channel-interacting protein 4 isoform X4, with product MSSCRKRCKRQILKFAQYFFRFITGTLNADSVEDELELSAVRHRPEALELLEAQTRFSRKELQILYRGFKNECPSGVVNEDTFKEIYAQFFPQGDASTYAHFLFNAFDTDHNGSVSFEDFVMGLSILLRGTVQEKLNWAFNLYDINKDGYITKEEMLDIIKSIYDMMGKCTYPILKEETPRQHVEIFFQKMDKNRDGVVTIDEFIDCCQNDENIMRSMQLFENVI
- the kcnip4a gene encoding Kv channel-interacting protein 4 isoform X2, with the protein product MSAPVKRTQWDEDPNLFRKDHGLSKKVLLNCCLVRWIISWASPNKKDSVEDELELSAVRHRPEALELLEAQTRFSRKELQILYRGFKNECPSGVVNEDTFKEIYAQFFPQGDASTYAHFLFNAFDTDHNGSVSFEDFVMGLSILLRGTVQEKLNWAFNLYDINKDGYITKEEMLDIIKSIYDMMGKCTYPILKEETPRQHVEIFFQKMDKNRDGVVTIDEFIDCCQNDENIMRSMQLFENVI
- the kcnip4a gene encoding Kv channel-interacting protein 4 isoform X3, with translation MWESEGLQTFGIVLIVCASLKLLHLLGLISFSEDSVEDELELSAVRHRPEALELLEAQTRFSRKELQILYRGFKNECPSGVVNEDTFKEIYAQFFPQGDASTYAHFLFNAFDTDHNGSVSFEDFVMGLSILLRGTVQEKLNWAFNLYDINKDGYITKEEMLDIIKSIYDMMGKCTYPILKEETPRQHVEIFFQKMDKNRDGVVTIDEFIDCCQNDENIMRSMQLFENVI
- the kcnip4a gene encoding Kv channel-interacting protein 4 isoform X1 — encoded protein: MEKKLDSISARVDATSSSSGSACLQNGSRRGVKARLKKLFLCSSTKAPSTTTQNSVEDELELSAVRHRPEALELLEAQTRFSRKELQILYRGFKNECPSGVVNEDTFKEIYAQFFPQGDASTYAHFLFNAFDTDHNGSVSFEDFVMGLSILLRGTVQEKLNWAFNLYDINKDGYITKEEMLDIIKSIYDMMGKCTYPILKEETPRQHVEIFFQKMDKNRDGVVTIDEFIDCCQNDENIMRSMQLFENVI